The genomic DNA ATGTGTATCGTGAAATAAAACGATGACCCCTTTACCATCCGCTCCTCGAACCAATCGAAAGTAAATGCGATTCATTTTCGCTTTAAATTTCTCGTCATCCAGATTAATACGAGGCCCTTTTTCATACCATTCCCCCCTTACCCATTCTTTAGAATCGGAGGAATCGAAATGCCTGGACCACATAATGACGATTCCTTTTTTTTTGAGAACGGATCCCACCCTTTTCCTGGCTTGGTCGGAAGCGGGATGAATGAAAGGAGAACCGAACGGTGGACGTAAAAGTGTCATCCTTCCTGACTCGGCTCCAAGTTCGCGATCGTACATACTCTGATTATCGTCGAATTGCTTGGCGATTTTTTCGTCGGGAAGCGAAAGCAAATTGCGGTGATCGATCGTATGATTTCCCACCGAATGTCCTTCTTTCCTCATGCGGATCAAAACATCTTTATACTTCTTGAATCCGTTTTTGATTCTGTTTTCTTTCGGAGCCCAATCACCGCAAATAAAAAAGGAAGCCTTAATTTTCTCCTCTTTTAGAACGTCCAAGATTTCTTCCGTCCAATCCGAGGGTCCGTCGTCGAAGGTTAAATAGGCGATTTTGTCCGGAATCGGATCACCGTCGTAAAAGCCGTACGCACCGTATTTTGCGGAAGTACCCGTCGGATCCTTTCGATCTATCGTATGGGAACAAGAAATGCAAAAATAAAAAAGAGAGAGGGAGGAAATTAATTTTGGCATAGCGAAATTAATTTCCAATTTATCGAGGCACGTTCTAACGTAAATATATTTTAACGCCGAGAAGCGCGGTCAGAACGGAGACGATGATATCGAAACTGAAATCGAAACGATTTCAGTAAATTCGGATTCTAATTAGTTTCGATCTCTAGCACTGAGATGAATGGATCGAGATAGGATTCTTAATCGAACATTTCTCCTGCGGTTAACCAAACGCCTGCAATAATCAATAAAATTCCGGTCCATTGAGACCAATTTAATCTTTCTTTAAATAGGAAAAACGAAGCCAGCAAAACCACGATGAATCCTGCCGATGTAAAAACAGGATATGCCAACGAGAGTTTTAATCCTTTCCCCAGAACCCAACGATACCCGAGAAGAGCTATTCCGAAAGAGGCGATACCGGTAAAAAATACCGGGTGCAAAAAGCTTTTGATCAAACCTTCGATTCCGGGCGCCATGTCGGTTTTGTCTCCCAAGGAACTCGCTTTAATGAGTATATTGGCTAAAGCATTAAAAAATAAAGCCACAACGAAGACGATTACGACCGTTGCTTTCATTCTGCCAGTCTCCCAAGATCAATTTTTCTTTCCCTAGAACGCCGCAAGAAGAAGGTTGAAGAATCTTCCATAGACGCAAGAAGCGGAATCGGTTCCGACTTTCATCGTCCATCCAAAGGAAAGTATGAGAAAGATCAAGGGCAAATCGCGAATAGATAGAAAATCCTTTCGGTTTAGAGGACTCGACCTCTCCTATCTGGATGCCGGCCGCAAAGAGGCTTCTCCCATCATAATCGCGCATGCAAACGGTTATAGCGCCGGCTGCTATTCTTATTATATCGAAAGACTTTCGAAAAAATTTCGGGTTCTCGCTCTTGATTTTTGCGGCCATGGAGAATCGGAGCCGAGCCTAGATTGGAAAAATTGGTTTTTTTTCCGAGACCAAATTCTCGCTTTGATCGAGGCGGAAAATCTAAGAAATTGTATAGGAATCGGTCATTCTTTAGGAGGAGCGAGTCTTCTTCTTTCTTCTTACCATAGCCCTTCCCACTTTCGGAAAATTATAGCGATGGATCCGGTAATCTTAAACCTTCCGTTTATTCTATACGCTTGGACTTTCGGCAATCCTCTCTCGAAAAGCGCTCTAGCGAGAAGAAGAGAATTTGCGAGCATCGATCTGATTCGAAAAGCATATAGAAGGAATCCGGCATTTTCAAAATGGAATGCGGAAATTTTCGACGATTATCTCAAGAGCTGCTTTCGGCAGGAAAACGGAAAAGTATATCTAAGATGTCCGCCGGAAGTGGAAGCGAAAATATTCAACTCGGTTAATTTTCTGAGTTTATATCAGTACGGAAAAATCAAAGTCCCGACTCATATCACTATTCCCGAAAAATACGAGGTCTGCACGCCGAAAGCGGCGAAAAGAATCGTTAACGGAAATCCCGAATCGACTCTCGAAATTTGGAAGAACACGACCCATTTTTTTCCTTTCGAAGAACCGGAAAGAACCTGGGATAGAATCGAAAGAATTCTTAGTATGGAAATGCCTCCATGACGGATAACAAAACGGGCGCGCTTTTCTACTTTGAAGGGAGAATTTTATTTGCGAATCGGGGCTTGGTCGCCGACGCGCACGCTCATTATGCGGTATCCATATTGATTTCAATTTCCTTACCTTTTTTCGTGGAGATGAAAAAAGGAGAAAAGAAATCCTATCAGGCGGCCGTGCTAGCTCCTAATTTTCATCACACTCTTCTTGCACAGGAATCCGATATCATCGTTGTTCAACTGGATCCTCATAGCACCGATTATGCGCCGATTGCCGCCCGTTTCGGAAAAACAGGAATTCATGAAATACCGAATTCCGATCTCAAACCCGTCATTGACGATTGCCGCAAATTAATAGAGGGACAACTTGATTGTTCTCAGGCTAAATCGTTATTCGAAGATATTCTTTCCGCGGTAGGAGCGGAGAAACCGACGAAAGTATCCTTGGACCCGAGAATACTCTCCGCAACTAAAAGAATGAAGGCATCCCTTCCAGGATCCGTATCCGTTCCGGAACTCGCAAAAGAATCCGGTTTTTCCGAAACAAGATTTATGCATTTATTCAAAGAGCAACTTGGACTACCCGTTAGGCAATACCAGCTTTGGCTCCGCCTTCAAGAGGCAGCTTACTTATTAAAGGAAGGAGGAAATTTAACCGAGGCGGCGCACGCGGCAGGGTTTGCCGATCAGGCTCATTTAAGCAGGACGTTCAAAAAAATGTTCGGCGTGCAACCATCCCGATTCTTAGGGTCGAACAGCTCGGTTAAAGTCACGTTCTGCGTTTAAGCGAAAATCCGGAGGTTGAAATGGCCTCCGGATTCGCTCTTCGAAAAGCGAGGGTTTAATGAGCCGTACGGAAATCCTTAAGCTTTCCTTGAGCGGCCAATTCTTTACGGACCTCTTCCTGAACATCTTTACGAAAACCTAATTCAAAAAAGACGTCTGCTACGACGAATATCGGAGCGGAGACGATTGCCTGAAATAGGTTATCGAAGAGGGCCGGACGACTCTTCTCAAAAATAAAGTGTCCGTAAAACTGCGCTCCCCAACCTACCAACTGTGCTATCGCAAATACGGTCCAAGCTGTCGAAGCTTCCAGAGAAGCGGTCAAATAATGTGCAATGGACAATAATGATCCGAATACGATTGCGGAAGCGAGAGCGAAAATGAAATCCAGAGTAAAATAATACGCCAATACGACGGCGGCAAATACGGTAGCGGCGGTAATATCGAAACCCCAGACTGTCAGTAATGAAAATCTGCTTAAAACCAGAAATAGTGTGAATGTAATCGTAGGAACACCTACGATGTGTACCAAAATATTTCGTTTTTCCTGGTGATAGGCGGAATAAAAGACCATTTCCTTGGCAAATCTCATAATAAAAACTCCTTTCCGAAGATAATCGAAGTATAGCTTGATCGAAGGTAACCGACTTGAACGAATCTGCCGTTTTAAGAAAAAAATCCATTGCAGAATACTTGTTCGAAATAAAGATTCAAAATACTAGGAAAAGGTTTCGATTATGCCCTATGTGAACGTAAAAGTTGCAGGTCCTTTAACAAAGGAGCAAAAGCAAACGATCGTAAAAGAATTTACGGAAACGTTAAGGAAGGTCGCCGCTAAACCCCCGGAAACGACCTATATAGTCATCGACGAGGTTTCTCGGGAGAATTGGGCCGCGGGCGGCAAGCTACTCGAGTAGAGATGGATACCCTTTTTTTTATTCTCTCAAAACTTGCCGGAATTTTCCTCTTTCCTTTACCCGTTTGTCTATTATTGGCGTTTATCGCCGGTTTGCGCTTACCGAAGAAAAAGCAAAAACTTTCGATTTGTCTTCCGTTGATCCTTTTATGGATTTGCTCTACTAATTCTTTCTCACAATGGTTAGTAACCGGTTTGGAAGAAAAATATCCGCCTGTTGCAATTAAGACTCTTTCTACGGCGGACGCAATCGTTGTCCTTGGAGGAGCGATCGACAATTTAGCTCTTTACGGAGATCGGCCTCAATTGAGTTCCGCGTCGGAAAGAATGACCGATGCAGTTATTCTTTATCGAGAGCATAAGGCGCCTATAATCGTTTTTACTGGCGGGTCAGGAAATCTAATGTTTCAAGCCCGAAAGGAATCCGAGGCTGCGGAGATTTTCCTATCCTCCCTAGGAGTACCTAAATCCGCGTTACTGTTCGAGAGCGAAAGCCGCAACACTAAGGAAAATGCGGAGTTTACTGCGGAGATCTTTCGTAAAAGAGGTTGGAAATCGATGATTTTAATCACCTCCGCCTTCCATATGGAAAGATCCCTTCGTGTTTTTGGAAAAACCGGCCTAAAAGTGATTCCATGGCCGACGGATTACTATTCGCAAGTCAAGGTTCTGACCCTGGATTCTTTTGTCCCTTCCGCTCACACTCTTTCCCTTACGAGCACGGTCTGGAAAGAGAGAATCGGACTGCTCGTTTACGAGGCGAGAGATAGTATTTCCACTTTTCTTCCCCTCCGGCTGGTGTTTCCTTGGTCTAAGGACTAGACTTAGTTTGAACAGATGAACGTAAAATTTGTAATCCTCGCAGGAACCATCGCTCTTTCATTGGGAGCCATCGCATTTTTTTCCTCTAAGGAGACTTCTTACATTCTCCTAGATGCTTCCGAACTCGCCGCTCACCCGTCCAATTACGATTCCGACGAACTACTAAGGGTTCGCGGATTCGTCAAACCCGGCACAGTGATTCGCGAAGGTAAAACCGCTAAGTTTATCCTGCAGCTCAACGATAAGGAAGTTCCGGTTTTCTTTACGGGCGCGACTCTTTTACCCGACGCCTTTAAAGAAGGTACTCGTGCGCGAGTGGACGGAATTTGGAAAAACGGAGTGCTAGTCGCGGATAGAGTGGAAGCAAAATGCGCCTCCAAATACGAAGCGGGATATTCGGACAAAGAAGCTTCCGCAGAAGAATACTAAGCGGGAAATCATGAACGACTTCGGAGCACTTTGCCTCATCACTTCCTTTTCCCTCCTAATTTTTTCCATCATCCAAACTTCCTACGGAATTTTTCGAAACGATTCGCAAGGAATCGAATTAGGGCGATATACTTTAATGGCGAATTTCGGAGTCATCCTGCTCGCCTTCCTCGTGTTAGTCGTCCAGCTTATTCGCACCGATCTCAATAATTATTACGTCGTAATGCATTCGAGCGAGCATCTACCGCTCTTTTACAAGATGACTTCCGTTTGGTCGGGCTCGTCCGGGTCCCTGTTGTTCTGGAATCTTCTATTGTCATTTTTCACTTTTATCGTGTTATGGCAAACCCGGCATCTAATCAACGACCGAGTACCGGTAATGAATTTAAACCTAAGCGTAATCGCTTGCTTTTTCTCTTTTCTTGCGATCTTCTTTCCTGACGCTCAGCCGTTCCGCGAATTTCAGCCCGCCGCCGTCGCAGGCAGAGGATTAAACCCTCTGCTGCAACACTGGGCGATGATCATACACCCTCCTATCTTATACGTAGGTTACGTGAGTTTTGCGATCCCCTTCTCGATAGCGACTTCGGCATTGATTACCGGCAAACTCTCGGAAAACTGGTTTCGCTTCGTCCGTCGCTGGAGTATTTTCTCTTGGTTTTTCCTAGGCACCGGAATCCTCCTCGGTTCAAAATGGGCTTACGAAGAGTTAGGTTGGGGGGGATATTGGGCTTGGGATCCGGTGGAAAATGCAAGTCTTATGCCATGGCTGCTCTCCACGGCCTTTCTACATTCGATGATCATTCAAGAACGAAGAGGAATGCTGAAATTTTGGAATATGTTTCTGATTATTCTAGCGTTCCATTTTTGTCTTCTCGGAACCTGGATCACTCGAAGCGGAGTCTTGGAAGGGCCGCACTCCTTCTCAAAATCCACGATCGGAACGCCTTTTATCATCTATATCGGATTAAGCTTTTCGGTCTATATTGGTTTTTTAATATATAGAAGAAGCAAACTCGTTCCCGAACGAAATCTAGAAGCCATGACTTCCAAGGAAGGAAGCTTCCTGCTCAATAATTTTCTGTTAGTTATCGCGACATTATCGATCTTATTAGGCGTATTCTCTCCGCTTCTTTACGGAAGAGAATTCAAAGCTCCTTGGTTTAATTCCTGGGGAGTTCCTTCGGGAATTCTATTACTCTTATTAATGGGTTCCGCTCCTCTCTTGGCCTGGCGTAAAGGTGCGGATAAAATATTCTTTACGACTTTATTCAAACCTTTGATCGCAGGGGTTCTCGGAGCCGGGGCTTATATATTCTATTATTCCCGCAATTATTCGATTAGCGACTATAGTCTGGGAGACGTGTTGGGAGAAGTATATAGCGTCCTTACGATCGGTTTGGGCGTATTTACTATCGCAGGCATCGCCCAAGAATATCATAAAGGCATTATGGCTCGCAAGGCTTCTTATCCCAAAGAAGGCTATTTAATCGCCGGCGTAAGAATGCTATTGAAGAATAAGAGACGTTACGGTGGATATTTAGTCCACCTTTCGATGGTTATTCTATTCATAGGTTTGGCGGGAAACGCGTTTAAACAAAATACGTCCGTTAAATTCTTTTATTTTCTGGAACTCCCTCGCGCTAACGAGATCGTCTATTCTAGCCAGGATACAGCCGTGCTCGGTGATTATATCATAGCGGCAAGCAGCCTTAAAATCAAACCGATCATTAATGGAGACCCTTCCGAAGGCATCAGTCATAGGAACGTTATCGTATCTCACGAGGCCACGTTCGAGGTGAAACGACAACTGAAAGAGTTTGCTACTATGGTGACCGAAAGACGGTTCTATCCTCAAATCTCGCATTTGAGCGGAGATTTCGAAACTCATATTCCTACAAGCGAACCCTCGATCGCTTCGACTCCGAAAGAAGATCTTTATATACAATTAGGCGCGATCGAGCACGCCGATCTTTCCGACGAAAATCCGGACTTACCAAGGTTGTTTATGAATTTCTTTTTTACTAGGGATTCGAACATTAAGTCGGAGCAGTATCTTAGATTTCCCAGACAAATCGTTGCGAATCTTGAAGTTTGGATCAATCCGATGGTGAAGTTCATCTGGGCGGGTTCTCTAATGTTCTTTCTGTCGGGACTTTTGATACTCTTACCGATCGGAGAAAATCGGCCATGAAACTCGTTTCAATTCCGATCTTTTTTTTACTTAGTTCCGTCCTGTTTGCGGAATCTACTTTCACGAATCTGACGAACCCTGAGGAAATTCGGACATTTCACGATGTGACCAATCGTATTCGATGCATTTGCATCCCTTCCATCGCGATAAAAAGTTGTTCGTTTAATAATTGCACTGTCTCTGCAAAACTTAAGGTCTTCATCGAAAACAGGATTCGTACCGGCGAAAGCGCCGATACGATCGTGGACAAAATGGTAAAAGGGTTCGGACCGGAAGCCGTGAAAGATCCGATCATTGCAAAGTTCATCGAGACTGGAAACACTGGGATGGCACAAAGTGTCGTTTACGGATTCGGACCGGATATTTTAGCGAAACCGGATTCGACTTGGATCGATGTCAGCATAGCCATGGCAGGCGCTTTGGGCATTCTTCTGATCTTTCTCTACTTAAAAAGAAGAATGACGCCTAAAGCGATTTCAGTTATAGGCCCGAACGAAGATGCGGCATTTCACAAGTACCTTTCCGAAATCGAGGAGAAGCAAAAGTAAATGGATTATTTACTAATCTTCTTTTATATACTTCTATCCGCATTAGTTTTGGCTCCGTTTTTGTATGTACGTCTAGCAAAACCGGGCGACGATCTCGAGTTGGAAACCGAAAGGCGAGAGTTAGTCAATAGACGAGAAGTCTTATTGGAAAACTTAAAGGATTTAAAAATCGAGTTCGATACCGGCAAACTTACCGATCCCGAATTCAAATCCATTTCCTCGGGAATCGTGCACGAACTTGAAGAGCAGGATCAAGAAATCAAAGCATGGAGCGAGCGAAAAACCGTCGACATTAATCGACAACCGGTCGCATCGAACCTCGTTCCGGCTCAGAAATACTGCCACCAATGCGGCTTTAAAATCGAATTGGTCGGCGCTAAATTCTGCCCTGAATGCGGTACACGTCTCATGGTATGATGCATGCGAGGATGCTCCCCTTTTTAATATCGTTTCTAATTCTGATATTGTTTTCTTGCACCGGCAGAGAGCTAAAAAGTATCGGAGAAACTAGAATTTCGGAAGAAACCTACTTCTACGGCCAAAGATACGTAGTACGAGCTTATAAGGTCTTACAGGATGATTTGGACGAATTGCGGAAAGACCTAAAGAACGATTTAAGCGCCCGTCTACCTAAAGACGGCCGTAAGCAATGGGATGAGATTTCTTCCTTGAAAATCGCCGATGCTGAATATTTTCTTTTCGAATTAATTCCCGAAACTCGATTGTTGCCGGAATTTCTCTCTTTCCGATTCGATTTGAGCGGACAATCTCCGATTAAAACTTGGTCATATTACGTTTTTCTATTTAATATAAAATCAAAAAACTCGACTCCGGCGGTCTACCCGATTACCACATTGGGATCTTACCCTTTTTATTACGGATATTCGTCACGCTATGAGCCTTCGGTTCAAACTGAAACCGAACATACATATAAATTTCTCTTAATGTTTTCAAAACAGAATTCGATCGCCGGAAAAAGAATCAGGGCGACCTCTCCGCAGGGTAAAATTTACGAATTCGAGATAAACTGAATATTCGAAGATAGCGACGAATGATTATATTCTCATTCCATTCGCTTAATAAACTAAAGTAATCCTATAATCCCAAGATTTGTTTCCGGATTTTTCTATCGTATCCGATAACGGAAGCCTATAGCTTAAGCGGCCCAGGTTCACTTCTCCGCGATTGGAAGTGCAGATGGAAGTAATCGGAAAATTTACCCGGAAAAGCATCGAGTTAGTACGGATTAATCTCAATGTTTCGCTAAATACTTTTTTTTCCCCGTCCATTTGCATTGAATCGGCTGTCCGAGTAATCGAAGGAAATTCGCGTTTAATATAGATGGTCCTGGCTTTTTCCTTCTTAATCTGAACGTTTCCGATCAGAATTCCTTCGATTTGAGTCACATCCGCAAATTCCACTTTATAAGCGACTTTGGCTTTTTCACGGAACGCACCGGGCTCAGCTTCCGGACTTTCCAACTTCTGAAACGTATAATCTTTTAGTACGACGCTTTTGGAGAAAAAACCCTTATTCAAACGGCTTAAAATTTCGTCGCGACGAGTCGGGAGAAATTTTATCAACGATTCGTCCGACTTCTTTTTAGTGGGAACGATATAGGTGACCTCAAGGGTTCCGGAAAGATCCGGGTTGATTGTAAGGATTTCTTCATAATCGAAGCAACCTGTAAGAAGGAAGCAGAATATCGGAATGAAGCGTTTTAAGGGAAGTTTTCCCAAGGTCATACCTTCATTCGAGAGGAAGGTGCGGATTCCGTCAACGGGAAAAGGCCACCCCCGCAGGGCAAATACGGGGGCTTTTCGATTTTAGATTATTTAGAAACCGGATACGCCTCGTTACCGTGCTCGAGAATATCCAAACCTTGAATTTCCTCGTCTTCGGAGACTCGGAGACCGATCGTATATTTCAGGGCAAGGAAGAGTAACGAAGAAGCGCCAAAAGCCCAAATGAAAGCCATAAGAGCTCCGGTGAATTGCACGATCACAGGATCAAATCCACCACCGAAAAAGAATCCGTTGATTCCGCCGTAAGCTTCCTCGGCAAACAATCCTGCAGCGACGGTTCCCCATACTCCGCAGACTCCGTGAACGGAAACCGCACCGACCGGATCGTCAAGTTTGATTTTATCGAAGAAGAGAACACTGAATACGACTAAGACTCCTGCGACCAAACCGATAACTACCGCGGAAGAGATGCTAACGTTCGCGCAAGGAGATGTAATCGCCACGAGACCAGCAAGTGCTCCGTTTAAAGTTAATCCAATATCCGGTTTCTTAAAAATAACCCAAGTGGTGGTCATAGCCGCGATCGCACCTGCGGCTGCCGCAAAGTTCGTGGTAACAGCTATGATTGCGAAAAGTCCTCCGGTAACCGAAGTGGTAGAACCCGGATTAAATCCGAACCAACCTAACCACAGAATAAATACGCCCAACGCGGCGATCGTCATATTATGTCCGAGAATCGGCACAACTTTTCCGTCTTGGTATTTTCCGATCCGAGGACCAAGAACAAGTGCACCGGCGAGGCCCGCCCAACCTCCGACCGAGTGAACTACGGTAGAACCCGCAAAGTCTATAAAGCCTTTGCCTTCGAGATACCCTTTATTCAAACCGAATAGACCGGCCCAAGCAGTCGAACCGAAAACAGGATAAATAACCGCGGATATTACGATGGAAAAGATGACGTACGCAATAAACTTAGTCCGCTCGGCCATCGCTCCTGAAACGATCGTCGCTGCAGTTCCGGCGAATACTAACTGAAAGATGAAGAATGTGAAACTTCCTGCATCGGGTTTACCCCCTTTAACGATCAGGCCGTCCGCAATTCCCGGGATTCCTATTCCGAAACCGGTAAGGAGCTGAGGTCCGAACATTATGGAAAATCCGATCAGCCAATAAGCGAGAGAGCCTAAAGCAAAATCCATAAAGTTCTTCATTAAAATATTTACCGTGTTCTTTGCACGAGTAAACCCGGCTTCGACCAACGCAAATCCGGCCTGCATGAAGTAGACAAGGAACGCCGCAATCGCGGTCCATAACCAGTTTGTCTCCGTTCTCAATGTCGTGATCATTGTGTTTAGTGCTGCATTATCCGGGGGAGCAGCTTCGGCGGGTCCGTCCGCCCAAAGTCCGCTCGCGGTAAGCGCGAGTATTAGTATTGCCATTATGCGCATATTGTTTTAAGTCTCCTTT from Leptospira fainei serovar Hurstbridge str. BUT 6 includes the following:
- a CDS encoding polysaccharide deacetylase family protein: MPKLISSLSLFYFCISCSHTIDRKDPTGTSAKYGAYGFYDGDPIPDKIAYLTFDDGPSDWTEEILDVLKEEKIKASFFICGDWAPKENRIKNGFKKYKDVLIRMRKEGHSVGNHTIDHRNLLSLPDEKIAKQFDDNQSMYDRELGAESGRMTLLRPPFGSPFIHPASDQARKRVGSVLKKKGIVIMWSRHFDSSDSKEWVRGEWYEKGPRINLDDEKFKAKMNRIYFRLVRGADGKGVIVLFHDTHPTTKEILTSVIRKLKSEGYRFGTIEDYIKWRWNTTSAELLASEQN
- a CDS encoding heme lyase CcmF/NrfE family subunit, with translation MNDFGALCLITSFSLLIFSIIQTSYGIFRNDSQGIELGRYTLMANFGVILLAFLVLVVQLIRTDLNNYYVVMHSSEHLPLFYKMTSVWSGSSGSLLFWNLLLSFFTFIVLWQTRHLINDRVPVMNLNLSVIACFFSFLAIFFPDAQPFREFQPAAVAGRGLNPLLQHWAMIIHPPILYVGYVSFAIPFSIATSALITGKLSENWFRFVRRWSIFSWFFLGTGILLGSKWAYEELGWGGYWAWDPVENASLMPWLLSTAFLHSMIIQERRGMLKFWNMFLIILAFHFCLLGTWITRSGVLEGPHSFSKSTIGTPFIIYIGLSFSVYIGFLIYRRSKLVPERNLEAMTSKEGSFLLNNFLLVIATLSILLGVFSPLLYGREFKAPWFNSWGVPSGILLLLLMGSAPLLAWRKGADKIFFTTLFKPLIAGVLGAGAYIFYYSRNYSISDYSLGDVLGEVYSVLTIGLGVFTIAGIAQEYHKGIMARKASYPKEGYLIAGVRMLLKNKRRYGGYLVHLSMVILFIGLAGNAFKQNTSVKFFYFLELPRANEIVYSSQDTAVLGDYIIAASSLKIKPIINGDPSEGISHRNVIVSHEATFEVKRQLKEFATMVTERRFYPQISHLSGDFETHIPTSEPSIASTPKEDLYIQLGAIEHADLSDENPDLPRLFMNFFFTRDSNIKSEQYLRFPRQIVANLEVWINPMVKFIWAGSLMFFLSGLLILLPIGENRP
- a CDS encoding YdcF family protein codes for the protein MDTLFFILSKLAGIFLFPLPVCLLLAFIAGLRLPKKKQKLSICLPLILLWICSTNSFSQWLVTGLEEKYPPVAIKTLSTADAIVVLGGAIDNLALYGDRPQLSSASERMTDAVILYREHKAPIIVFTGGSGNLMFQARKESEAAEIFLSSLGVPKSALLFESESRNTKENAEFTAEIFRKRGWKSMILITSAFHMERSLRVFGKTGLKVIPWPTDYYSQVKVLTLDSFVPSAHTLSLTSTVWKERIGLLVYEARDSISTFLPLRLVFPWSKD
- a CDS encoding cytochrome c-type biogenesis protein CcmH; this translates as MKLVSIPIFFLLSSVLFAESTFTNLTNPEEIRTFHDVTNRIRCICIPSIAIKSCSFNNCTVSAKLKVFIENRIRTGESADTIVDKMVKGFGPEAVKDPIIAKFIETGNTGMAQSVVYGFGPDILAKPDSTWIDVSIAMAGALGILLIFLYLKRRMTPKAISVIGPNEDAAFHKYLSEIEEKQK
- a CDS encoding zinc ribbon domain-containing protein, with the protein product MDYLLIFFYILLSALVLAPFLYVRLAKPGDDLELETERRELVNRREVLLENLKDLKIEFDTGKLTDPEFKSISSGIVHELEEQDQEIKAWSERKTVDINRQPVASNLVPAQKYCHQCGFKIELVGAKFCPECGTRLMV
- a CDS encoding Mpo1 family 2-hydroxy fatty acid dioxygenase; the protein is MRFAKEMVFYSAYHQEKRNILVHIVGVPTITFTLFLVLSRFSLLTVWGFDITAATVFAAVVLAYYFTLDFIFALASAIVFGSLLSIAHYLTASLEASTAWTVFAIAQLVGWGAQFYGHFIFEKSRPALFDNLFQAIVSAPIFVVADVFFELGFRKDVQEEVRKELAAQGKLKDFRTAH
- a CDS encoding LIC11874 family lipoprotein: MTLGKLPLKRFIPIFCFLLTGCFDYEEILTINPDLSGTLEVTYIVPTKKKSDESLIKFLPTRRDEILSRLNKGFFSKSVVLKDYTFQKLESPEAEPGAFREKAKVAYKVEFADVTQIEGILIGNVQIKKEKARTIYIKREFPSITRTADSMQMDGEKKVFSETLRLIRTNSMLFRVNFPITSICTSNRGEVNLGRLSYRLPLSDTIEKSGNKSWDYRITLVY
- a CDS encoding tautomerase family protein; protein product: MPYVNVKVAGPLTKEQKQTIVKEFTETLRKVAAKPPETTYIVIDEVSRENWAAGGKLLE
- a CDS encoding cytochrome c maturation protein CcmE domain-containing protein; this encodes MNVKFVILAGTIALSLGAIAFFSSKETSYILLDASELAAHPSNYDSDELLRVRGFVKPGTVIREGKTAKFILQLNDKEVPVFFTGATLLPDAFKEGTRARVDGIWKNGVLVADRVEAKCASKYEAGYSDKEASAEEY
- a CDS encoding SMR family transporter: MKATVVIVFVVALFFNALANILIKASSLGDKTDMAPGIEGLIKSFLHPVFFTGIASFGIALLGYRWVLGKGLKLSLAYPVFTSAGFIVVLLASFFLFKERLNWSQWTGILLIIAGVWLTAGEMFD
- a CDS encoding alpha/beta fold hydrolase translates to MDRKSFRFRGLDLSYLDAGRKEASPIIIAHANGYSAGCYSYYIERLSKKFRVLALDFCGHGESEPSLDWKNWFFFRDQILALIEAENLRNCIGIGHSLGGASLLLSSYHSPSHFRKIIAMDPVILNLPFILYAWTFGNPLSKSALARRREFASIDLIRKAYRRNPAFSKWNAEIFDDYLKSCFRQENGKVYLRCPPEVEAKIFNSVNFLSLYQYGKIKVPTHITIPEKYEVCTPKAAKRIVNGNPESTLEIWKNTTHFFPFEEPERTWDRIERILSMEMPP
- a CDS encoding helix-turn-helix domain-containing protein, producing the protein MTDNKTGALFYFEGRILFANRGLVADAHAHYAVSILISISLPFFVEMKKGEKKSYQAAVLAPNFHHTLLAQESDIIVVQLDPHSTDYAPIAARFGKTGIHEIPNSDLKPVIDDCRKLIEGQLDCSQAKSLFEDILSAVGAEKPTKVSLDPRILSATKRMKASLPGSVSVPELAKESGFSETRFMHLFKEQLGLPVRQYQLWLRLQEAAYLLKEGGNLTEAAHAAGFADQAHLSRTFKKMFGVQPSRFLGSNSSVKVTFCV
- a CDS encoding ammonium transporter, which codes for MRIMAILILALTASGLWADGPAEAAPPDNAALNTMITTLRTETNWLWTAIAAFLVYFMQAGFALVEAGFTRAKNTVNILMKNFMDFALGSLAYWLIGFSIMFGPQLLTGFGIGIPGIADGLIVKGGKPDAGSFTFFIFQLVFAGTAATIVSGAMAERTKFIAYVIFSIVISAVIYPVFGSTAWAGLFGLNKGYLEGKGFIDFAGSTVVHSVGGWAGLAGALVLGPRIGKYQDGKVVPILGHNMTIAALGVFILWLGWFGFNPGSTTSVTGGLFAIIAVTTNFAAAAGAIAAMTTTWVIFKKPDIGLTLNGALAGLVAITSPCANVSISSAVVIGLVAGVLVVFSVLFFDKIKLDDPVGAVSVHGVCGVWGTVAAGLFAEEAYGGINGFFFGGGFDPVIVQFTGALMAFIWAFGASSLLFLALKYTIGLRVSEDEEIQGLDILEHGNEAYPVSK